ACTTAATCAGGTATTGCTGTAAAAAGGTGAACATGTTGGCCAAAAAGTAATAATAGTTTAAGCCTGATGGGTAGCTGTTAAGGGTGAAAAGGAAAATAAGAGGTGTAATGTAACCTATATATTTCATTTGCCCGGTAGCACCCGAGATTTGGTTATTGAAGTAAGTGTAGATCAGTGTTGAGATGGTCATCAGTAAACACATCAAACTGATGTGATCAACACCGCCTATAAGGCTAATAGGTGCGAATTTAATAACCGAATCGTAGGTTGAAAGGTCATGCATCCATAAAAAACTTTGTCCCCTTAACTCAAATAAGCTTGGGAAAAACTTAAAGAATGCGATAACAATAGGCATTTGGATAACCAACGGCAAACAACCGCCCAATGGGTTAACACCTGCTTTTTTGTAAAGCTTCAGGTACTCCTGTTGCAACAGGGTAGGGTTATCCTCACCAACTTTGGCTTTGATCTCATCCATCTCGGGCTTCAATACACGCATTTTAGCCATCGATAGGTATGATTTGTAAGTAAGCGGCGATAATACCAGCTTTAATAACACGGTCAGCACTAAAATGATCAGGCCGTAGTTCCAGTTAAATTTGTTAAGCAGGTTAAATATCGGCAAGGTGGCAAAACGGTTAATGTATTTTAACGGACCCGGGCCCAAGTTAACCAGTTTATCCAGGTCATGCCCCTGATCTTTTAATGTATTGAACCGGTTAGGGCCAAAGTAAAACTCTAAAGGGAAAGTACCGTCGGCACCGCGGGTAAGCGATAGGTCGGCTTTCATTTGTTTTACATCGGTAGTATCATTTACATCGGTGGCGACAGAAATATCAGTTTTAGCAATACTGTTTTTAGCTATCAGTACATTGGAGAAGAAGTGTTGCTTGAAGGCAACCCAGTTCATTTTTTTATCGCTAATGCTTTTTTGATCGTCTTTGCCTTCGCTCAGGTAGTCAACATCGCCATCGGTATTGTAATAATACACGGTTGAGTACTGGCGCTCCTGCTTCATGTCCTTTTCCTGTTTGTGCAGGCTGGCTGCCCAGTTAAGGTTCAAAGCGCTGCTATTGGCAATTACAGCATCCAAACCAGTAGGTTTAATGGTTAAGCCAAGTTTAAAGCCTTCACCTTTCAGGGTATATACATAATCAATATACTGGGTAGGGCTGTAGCTTAAACGCAGCGTTACCGAGCCCGAATCTTTTTCGGCTACATTAAGCTCTTTTACACTTGGGGTGAAAAAGTAATTATTGGTATTGATGTTGGCAACACCGGCGGCAAATTTTAAACCAAACTGATTTTTATCGCCATCAAATAGTATCAGTGGTTTTTTATCAAAGGTTTTATAGTTCTTTAATTCAACCGATGCTACTTTACCACCTTGTGTGCTTAATTTAACAAGCAACTCTTTATTTTGGATGGTAACAAACTCCTGCTTGCCAACCGAAGCGGCACCAAAAGGCATTTTTAACAAGGCCGAATCAACTTTAGCAGTTTTGGCAGTATCAAAGTTAGCGGTAGTTTTATTGGCAGCAGTAGTTTTGGCCAATCCCGCTTTTTTCAGTGAATCCTGGTGCTGTACTTCGCGCTCTTTTTTAAGGTCGGCTTCTGATGGCTTTAAAAAGTATATC
The sequence above is a segment of the Mucilaginibacter celer genome. Coding sequences within it:
- the yidC gene encoding membrane protein insertase YidC, whose product is MDRNTFTGLFLIMAIIAGSIYFLKPSEADLKKEREVQHQDSLKKAGLAKTTAANKTTANFDTAKTAKVDSALLKMPFGAASVGKQEFVTIQNKELLVKLSTQGGKVASVELKNYKTFDKKPLILFDGDKNQFGLKFAAGVANINTNNYFFTPSVKELNVAEKDSGSVTLRLSYSPTQYIDYVYTLKGEGFKLGLTIKPTGLDAVIANSSALNLNWAASLHKQEKDMKQERQYSTVYYYNTDGDVDYLSEGKDDQKSISDKKMNWVAFKQHFFSNVLIAKNSIAKTDISVATDVNDTTDVKQMKADLSLTRGADGTFPLEFYFGPNRFNTLKDQGHDLDKLVNLGPGPLKYINRFATLPIFNLLNKFNWNYGLIILVLTVLLKLVLSPLTYKSYLSMAKMRVLKPEMDEIKAKVGEDNPTLLQQEYLKLYKKAGVNPLGGCLPLVIQMPIVIAFFKFFPSLFELRGQSFLWMHDLSTYDSVIKFAPISLIGGVDHISLMCLLMTISTLIYTYFNNQISGATGQMKYIGYITPLIFLFTLNSYPSGLNYYYFLANMFTFLQQYLIKFMVDDKKIHAQIQENKKKPEDTKKKKSGFSAKMEEMMRQQQQVQAKNKKS